The sequence GAGCTGGCGTTCCGGCACGCGCGCGCCGTCGGGGATGTTGCCCTCGACGACGTAGTCGCGCAGCCGCAGCAGGATCTCGCCGTGAAGCGAGGCCTCGTGACGGTTTTCCTGGCGATCACCGCCATTTTGAGCGGGCGGGGCGATCGGAACCCCGCTGTCGGGAATCGTGGATTTCATTTGCAGCACAGTAGTTTGCCCATTTGATCGCGTCGACGTCCACAATCGAATACCAAATTTCGATTGAAAGGACAAAAAATGAATGCAAAATGGCCGCCAGAGCTGGCCAGAATCCGCCGCCAGGGAGGTTTTCATGCATCAGGGACGCCATTTCCTTCAGATTCCGGGCCCGAGCCCGGTCCCCGAGCGCGTCCTGCGCGCCATGGACATGCCGGTGATCGACCACCGCAGCGCCGAATTCGGCGAGCTCGGCCGCACCGTGCTCGAAGGTAGCCGGAAGATATTCCAGACCTCAGGCCCGGTCGTGATCTTCCCGTCGTCGGGGACGGGCGCGTGGGAGGCCGCGATCGTCAACACGTTGTCGCCAGGCGACAAGGTGCTGATGGTCGAGACCGGCCATTTCGCCACCCTGTGGCGGCAGATGGCCGGGCGCTTCGGCATCGAGGTCGATTTCGTGCCCGGCGACTGGCGCCGCGGTGCCGATCCGACCGTGATCGAAGCCAGGCTCACCGAGGACAGCGCACACGCGATCAAGGCCGTGATGGTCGTGCACAACGAGACCTCGACCGGCGCCACCAGCCGCATCGCCGAGATCCGCGCCGCGATCGACCGCGTCTCGCATCCGGCGCTCTTGATGGTCGACACCATCTCCTCGCTCGGCTCGGTCGACTACCGCCACGACGAGTGGAAGGTCGACGTCAGCGTGAGCTGCTCGCAGAAGGGTTTCATGCTGCCGCCGGGCCTCGGTTTCAACGCGATCTCCGAGAAGGCCCGCGCAGCTGCAAAGACCAACAGGATGCCGCGCTCCTATTTCGACTGGGCCGAGATGCTCAAGCCCAACGCCAACGGCTTCTTTCCCTATACGCCTGCGACCAATCTGCTCTACGGCCTGCGCGAGGCGATCGCGATGCTGCTCGAAGAAGGGCTCCAGAACGTCTTCGCGCGGCATCAGCGGCTCGCGGCCGCAACTCGCGCCGCGGTCAATCATTGGGGCCTCGAAGTGCTCTGCCAGGAGCCGGCCGAGTTCTCGCCCGTGCTCACCGCGGTGCTGATGCCGCCGGACCATGATGCGGACGCGTTCCGCAAGATTGTGCTC comes from Bradyrhizobium diazoefficiens and encodes:
- a CDS encoding pyridoxal-phosphate-dependent aminotransferase family protein, which produces MHQGRHFLQIPGPSPVPERVLRAMDMPVIDHRSAEFGELGRTVLEGSRKIFQTSGPVVIFPSSGTGAWEAAIVNTLSPGDKVLMVETGHFATLWRQMAGRFGIEVDFVPGDWRRGADPTVIEARLTEDSAHAIKAVMVVHNETSTGATSRIAEIRAAIDRVSHPALLMVDTISSLGSVDYRHDEWKVDVSVSCSQKGFMLPPGLGFNAISEKARAAAKTNRMPRSYFDWAEMLKPNANGFFPYTPATNLLYGLREAIAMLLEEGLQNVFARHQRLAAATRAAVNHWGLEVLCQEPAEFSPVLTAVLMPPDHDADAFRKIVLDNYNMSLGSGLSKVAGKVFRIGHLGECNALTLLGALTGVEMGLSAAGVPHRSGGVDVAMKLLEQRPQGNASPHLKVVGT